AAACAAAAGTGTCTGATGATATTTTTGGAACCGAGTATGCAGCAATGCTTAAAAATATATACGCAATTGCAGCTGGAATTGCTCACGGTTTAGGTTACGGAGATAACTTTCAATCGGTTTTAATGAGTAATGCTATTCGAGAGATGAAACGTTACATTAAGAAAGTTCATAGAATGAAACGTAACATTAATAACTCGGTATATTTAGGAGATTTATTAGTAACGGGTTACTCTATTTTTAGTAGAAATAGAATGTTCGGAAATATGATTGGTAAAGGATACACAGTAAAATCTGCCATGTTAGAAATGAATATGGTAGCAGAAGGATATTACGCAACCAAAAGTGCCTATAACATCAATAAAGAAAACGGTGCAAAAACGCCAATAATTGATGCAGTATATGCAATATTATACGGAAAAAAAGAGGCGAAAGATGTGTTCGAGAAATTGACTAATCTATTAGACTAATACGTTTACAGTTAAAAGTATAAAAACCCTTCAAATAATACTTTAATTGATACCCAAACGACCTCTAACGCCTATAAGTTTTAATTTTCGTAAAACTCGGGGCAAATGTAAGTTAAAATGAAAAACTAACAACATATAAAGGTTATTAAATTTTTTATTAAAAGTTAAATAAAAATTAACAACTTTTTATATTTTTACAACAAATAGTATATTTTTAAACATCCAAATGAAAACAATTCAAGAAGCTGTTGAAATTACTATCAGAAAAACCCCTTTCATTGAAGAAGCTCTTAACGAAAAACTTATCAATGTTTCATCATTAGCTAGGGTGATTTTACCTGAAGTAGCACAGCAATTAAAGAAAGAAGTAAAAGTTGGCGCCGTTATGATGGCAATCAACCGACTGTCCCCAGTAAACGAACTTCGAATCCGAAAAAACATTAAAAAATTAGCATTAAATCTAGGAGACGTAATTGTACGTTCTGATTTATGCGATTTTACTTTTAAAAACACTCCCACTTTATTTAAAAGAATCGCAAAAATATTAGATAAAGCTTCTGAAAATAACGACTTATTCTTAACTATCTCCCAAGGAATTTTTGAAACAAATATTGTTGCAAGTGTTATTTTACAGCCGTTTATCGTAGAAATTTTTGAGAAGGAAATTTTAATTAATAATGTAACAGATTTAGCTTCGATAACAATTAAGTTACCGAAAGAGAATTTGGAGCAATCGGGTATTTACTATTTTATTTTAAAACAATTTGCTTGGGCTAATATTGCAGTACAGGAAGTTATTTCTACTACACATGAAATGACAATTGTTGTAAAAGAGTCTGACGTGAATGAGACATTTGGTATTTTAATGGATTTAAAGCTGAATTAAGCTTATGAACAAAATCGATCCTTATGCTTCGCTGAGGTATAAAGAATTCAATATATTCTTACTCGTCCGTTTTCTATTGATATTTGCGTGGTCGATGCAATTTATAATCATAGAATGGCAAGTATATTCTATAACAAAAGATCCTTGGAGTTTAGGGTTAATCGGCGCGTTTGAATTTCTTCCTGCATTTTCAATGGCTTTATTTGCGGGTCATATTGTAGATCAAAGAGAGAAGCGAAATTTACTAGCACTTTGTATTGGATTATTCTCTCTAATTAGCTTTGGATTATACTTTTTAACCAACCCCGATTTTGTTGTCAATTGGAGTGAAAATAGTGTGTTGTATTCTATTTACGCTCTGGTTTTCTTCGGAGGTTTTTTACGTTCGTTTTTTGGTCCAACAATTTTTTCTTTAATAGCGTTAATTGTACCGAAAAAATTATATCCAAATGCCGCAACTTGGAGTAGTTCTACTTGGCAAATTGCCTCAGTTTTAGGTCCAGCTTTTGCTGGATTTACCATTTATAAAATTGGAGTGAATCTTTCACTTTGTATCGTATTTGGATTAGTAATACTTTCATTTTTAATGGTTTTTCTAATTAAAAAGAAACCAATTATGAATCCTAAAAAGAATGAACCAGTAAGTAAAAGTTTAAAAGAAGGAATTTCATTTGTATTTAAAACTAAAGCTATTTTAGGTGCAATTACATTGGATATGATTTCTGTTCTATTTGGTGGAGCTATTGCATTATTACCTGTTTTTGCGCAAGACATATTAGAAGTAGGTTCAAAAGGTTTTGGAGTATTGAGAGCTGCCCCTGCAGTTGGAGCTTTTTTAACCATGTTAATAACAGCATACATTCCAGTTAGTAAAAATGCCGGAATAAAATTACTCGGGGCTATTTTTGGGTTTGGAATATGTATTATCGTATTTGGATTATCTAAAATATTCTGGGTATCCTTATTAGCGTTGTTTTTTAGTGGTGTAACAGATGGAGTTTCTATGGTTATTAGACAAACAATTTTACAATTAAAAACTCCAGATCATATGCGTGGAAGAGTTGCATCTGTAAACTCTATGTTCGTTGGATCTTCAAATGAATTAGGAGCTTTAGAAAGCGGAATTACTGCAAAGCTTATGGGAACTGTAACTGCTGTAGTTTTTGGAGGAACAATGACCTTAATAACAGTTTTAACTACTGGAATTTTAAATCCTACACTACGAAAATTAGATTTGACTGAAGATTTTGAAAATCATGAGAAATAAAAAAGAATCCATTACGGATTCTTTTCTTTTTATATAAACGGCTATTTAACTAAACTCGACCAATTTTTATCAGCTTTCATTTTAAGTTCTTCTGGGTTTTCATCTAACCACAATTTCAAGGTATTGGTTCCCCAAGAATTATAGAATAGGTATAATTTACCATCTCTAATTTCAAAAGTTTTAGGATTTATTCCAACTTTTTCACCTTTTACTCCAATAGCATAGGCACAATATCCGCCATATTGAGGAATATATTTTGTTGGATTTGCTTTGAAAGTGTTTAAGTTTTCTTGTGTTGAAAACCGGAAAGTAACATCATCATATGTATAAGATAACTTCTTACTTCCTTTTACAGCTTTGTTTGAAAAGTATGCTACAACGTCATATCCATTTGCAACAGCTCCTTTTTTAGTATTGTAATTTTCCTTTTGTGAGAAAGCGGTAAGGGAAATGAATAAAATAGCGATAGTAAAAATGCGATTCATAAGTAATAAATTTTCAAAGTAGTCGAAGGATACTATGAAAATTTACAATACCATTAAGTTACAACCTCTAATATCTGAATTATCAAACCTACCAATAATCTCAAAAGAATTATCAGCATGTACTTTTCCTAAATCTTGAGTAGCAATAAACGAACAAGAGTTGTAATTGGCTAAATCTATAACATTTATTCCTCCAGTTTTTCCTTTAGTTTGAATTGATAATGGATCTTCGGTATCTCTTGTTAAAATCTTCATCCAGGGCGGACAAGCAAAAATTCCGTTTCCATTAGAATATCCTTGACTCAATAACTCAGTCATACCATATTCAGAGTGAATATTTTCAACTCCAAAACCATCAGAAAGTAATTGATGAAGCTCAGTTCTAATCAATTCTTTTCTTCTTCCTTTCATTCCTCCAGTTTCCATTATAATGGTATTTTTAAGGTTGAAAGAATGTTGTTCTACCATATCAAGCAAAGCAAAAGAAACACCGATTAAAAGCACCTTTTTACCACTGCTGTCTAATAAAGATAATTTATTGGCAAGTTCATCAAGATTATTAAGGTAAAACCCACTTTCTTCATGATTTGATTTTTGAATTAAATCATCAACCATATATACCAAAGAAGAACCTTTTCTTTCTAAATAATTAGGAAGTAAAGCAAGGATAATATAATCATCAATATCACCATAAAAATGTTGAAAACCCTTGATATAACTTTCTTGATAAAGAGAAATATCAGTAACATAATGTTTACTCGTTACAGATCCTGTAGTTCCAGAGCTTGAGAATACTTCTTCAACCTCTTTCAAGGAAGAAATTACCTTTTTAGATTTGAAAAACTGAATTGGTAAAAACGGAATTTCTTCAATATCCTTTACATCACTAGGATGTACATATAGTAAATCACAAAAAGATCGATATACAGGATTATGTTCAAACTGATGTTTAAAAACCTGTAACACAACTTCTTTAAATTCTTGCTCTGTTTGTATGTTAAAAATGGAGTTTTTCATTTTCAAGAACAAAAATAATAGTATTTCACGCAACCCTTCGATAAAAATTACATCTTATCTATAAACACCAAAAAGTTTAGCCATGAGAACTGTATTAAAACTTATCTGTTTCGCACTTATTCTGGGGGCTTGTAACAAAGATGAAGAGATAAAAGAAACCTGTTTGGTTGATAATCCACTTGAGGAATTATTCTGGTTGAAACAGATTAAAACTGGCCTTGAACAATCTGCTGCTGCAGGGAAAGCAGAAATTTATGAATACACATACAAACAACAACGTGTTTTTAGTGTGAATTCATGTGTAGGTTGTAGTGATTCTAAAACTGATGTTTACAATTGTGGAGGAAATATAATGTGTGAATTTGGAGGAATAGCCGGGTTAAATACTTGTCCAGATTTTGATTCTCAAGCAACACATAAAAAATTACTTTGGAAAAATCATGATCAGCCCATAATTGACAAAGATGTGTATGACAATACAACAACAGATAATTATTCTATTACAAATATTGAACTGAATGACGATACTTTAAAAATTAGTATTTCATTTAGTGGATGTTCACCAGATTCAGATAGAATTTATCTTGTAGATTCTGAGTCTGTTTTAGAATCTACCCCACCTCAACGTCTTTTAAAACTTGAGTTTTTTAAAGAAGAATCTTGTTTGGCCGCGTTTAATAGAATATTAGAATTTAACATTAATAATTTACAAGTTTCTTCAATTAACGAGTTGAATTTATCAATTGAAGGTTGGAATAATAACATTACATATCAATATTAAAAAGTACAGAAAATGAAAAGAATTTTAGCCATTTTAACCGTAGTATTAACCATCTCATCTTGTTCAGTTACAGATGAAGATATAAGCTTTGATCCAAAAGACCTTTTATCGGGAAATTGGACGTTTGAGTATTCCAATAATGGAGAAACAGTTTTTAAAAGAACTAATACATTACCAAATGAAAAATATGGAGTATCGTTTTTTAGAGATGGTAAATTTATAGAAAGAACATCGGGTTGGTGTGGTACTCCTCCATTAGTTTTTTCTGATCTTCAAGGAACTTATCAATTAGAGAAAACCTTGATAAAAGTTAATATTGAAGGTTTTCCAGGAAATTATCATTGGAGAATAATTTCACTAACAAATAAAGAATTAGTTATTACGTATGATAGCGCAGATCAAGAAACAGATCTTCAAGAATTGATGGATTTATTTAACGAAATTTATGCAATGGCAACGAGCGAATCATGCCAAGATGCTAATGATTGGTCGTTCACTGCTTACGGATCAAAAGCGTGTGGTGGACCTCAAGGTTATTTGACATATCCAAATTCAATTAATGTAAATTTATTCTTAGAAAAAGTTGCAGCTTACACTCAAAAGGAAAAAGAATATAATATTAAATGGGATGTAATTTCAACATGTGATTTACCAGCTCAACCAAATGGTGTCAAGTGTGAAAATGATTTACCAGTTTTAACGTATTAAGAAGACGAAGATTAATATACAAGAACTCATACAAAAGTGTAAGGAGAATAACTTACAAGCACAATCTCAAGTTTACCAGCTTTTTGCTGGTAAACTCTTTGCGTTGAGTTTAAAGTATTCAAGAAATCAGCAAGATGCAGAAGATGTATTGCAGGATAGTTTTTTAACAGCATTCAACAAAATACATCAATACAATTTTAAAGGTTCTTTTGAAGGATGGTTAAAACGAATTGTAATTAATACAGCGCTTCAGAAATACAGAAAGGAGCCATCGTTGTATTTGGTAAAAGAAGAGACAATTTCAGAGGAAGATGTAGATTTTGATGAAAGTAGTCTCGGAGTTCATGATTTGTTAGAGATGATTCAATGTTTACCAGACCGATATAGATTAGTGTTTAACTTATATGTTCTTGATAGTTTTTCGCATAAAGAAATTGCGGAAATGTTGAATATTTCTATCGGAACATCAAAATCTAATTTGTCTAGAGCAAAGCAAATACTGAAGAAGTCAATAGAAAATCGAAAGGAAAAATTAGAAAAGGCATAATGATGGAAGACAAAAAAATAGAAAGATTATTTCAAGAAAAACTAAAGGATTTTGAGATGCAGCCTTCTCCTCTAGTTTGGGAAAATATTGAAAGTAACTTAACAAAAAAGAAGAAAAGAAGAATTCTTCCTATTTGGTGGTTTACAAGTGGAATTGCATCTATGATTGTGATTGGATTATTACTTTTTCCAAAAGCTGAAAATGTAGATGAAAACATTCCTTTTGAAACTAAAGAAACCATAAAAAAACAGAATGAAAACACAAACATAGTTACGAATCAAAACAATCAAATAAAAGAACTAAATACAACACCAAAATCCGCGGAAGACAACATCATAAAACAAAAAAACACACCTGTTGTAGTTCAACAAAAAGAAGAATTAGTGGTTTCTAACAAAATTGCTACACAAAAGAAAAACCCATTAAAATCAGCCTTAACTGTGAAGGGTTTCAAAGCTGACGGAAAAATTGCTATGAAAAATGTTTTATATGATGAATTGAATCTAAAAACAAAGGAAAGAGAATTAGAAAAGAAGGATTTCATTGCTGAAGTGAGTAAGGAAAACGAAAAGAAAGAAGATCAATCAAATAATTCTAAATGGAGTGTTTCTCCTGTTTTTGGAATTTTAACTTCTCAGTCGTTCACAAAAACTTCAGCAATAGATTCTAAACTTAGTCAAAACGAAATTAGCAATCCTGGAACCATTGCTTATGGAGTTAATTTCGCTTATCAATTGAGCGATAAGTTGTCTATTAAATCTGGTTTACAAGTTCAAAATATGAGTTATGATACCGAGAATGTCGGGATAGTTGCTAGCTCAGTAATTTCAAACAATTTAGAAAACATTAGTTTTAATAATGGTAGTAATTTTCTGTACATAAATGCTACTGATGCGGAAAGTGTTTCATCTTTAGATTTATCATCTTCTAACAGTTTACAAGAAGCTACTTTAACTCAAGATTTAAATTATATTGAGTTTCCGTTAGAATTGAAATATCAAGTTTTTAGTTCGGGAACAATTCAAACGAGCATTATTTCTGGATTTAGCACATTGTTTTTAACTAAGAATAATATTTCTGCTCAGTCTGCCACATTTAGTGAAAACATAGGTGAGGCAAATAACTTAAATTCAATAAACTTTAGCGCAAATTTAGGTTTGGATGTAGAGTTTAATATAACCAGAAAAATGAGACTAAATATTAACCCAATGTTTAAGTCTCAATTAAATACCTTTTCGGAAAACCCAACTAATTTCCGTCCATATATCTTAGGCGTGTATTCAGGTTTGAGGTATAGTTTTTAAATGAATAAAATTTGCGAACTATTTGTTTCAATTTCAGTTTTAGAGTAACTTTTCAACAAATTTGAATAAACAGTTATGGCTTTAAGTGTAAGAGAAATAGAATTAAGAGATATCGATCTACTTTTAGATTATTGGTATAATTCAAGTGAAGAACATTTCTTGAAAATGGGCGCTGATATACATAAACTTCCAAAGAGAAATGAATTTCATTCGATCCTTGAAGAACAAATAAAAACTCCAATTCAAGAGAGAAAGTCTTATGCATTAATCTGGGAAGAAAATGGTATACAAATAGGTCATACAAATGCAAATAGTATACTTTTTGGAAAAGAAGCATTTATGCATTTACATGTTTGGAATACCACTAATCGAAGAAAAGGATCAGGTGTTGAATTAGTTAAAAAATCACTGCCGTTTTATTTTAAAAACTTGCAGATTGAAACACTATTTTGCCAACCTTACGCGCTAAATCCAGCACCAAATAAGACGCTAGAAAAAGTAGGTTTTGAGTTTGTTAAGGAGTACGTTACTATTCCAGGATCCATAAATTTTGAACAAAAAG
This genomic window from Tenacibaculum sp. 190524A05c contains:
- a CDS encoding MFS transporter, translated to MNKIDPYASLRYKEFNIFLLVRFLLIFAWSMQFIIIEWQVYSITKDPWSLGLIGAFEFLPAFSMALFAGHIVDQREKRNLLALCIGLFSLISFGLYFLTNPDFVVNWSENSVLYSIYALVFFGGFLRSFFGPTIFSLIALIVPKKLYPNAATWSSSTWQIASVLGPAFAGFTIYKIGVNLSLCIVFGLVILSFLMVFLIKKKPIMNPKKNEPVSKSLKEGISFVFKTKAILGAITLDMISVLFGGAIALLPVFAQDILEVGSKGFGVLRAAPAVGAFLTMLITAYIPVSKNAGIKLLGAIFGFGICIIVFGLSKIFWVSLLALFFSGVTDGVSMVIRQTILQLKTPDHMRGRVASVNSMFVGSSNELGALESGITAKLMGTVTAVVFGGTMTLITVLTTGILNPTLRKLDLTEDFENHEK
- a CDS encoding YHS domain-containing (seleno)protein yields the protein MNRIFTIAILFISLTAFSQKENYNTKKGAVANGYDVVAYFSNKAVKGSKKLSYTYDDVTFRFSTQENLNTFKANPTKYIPQYGGYCAYAIGVKGEKVGINPKTFEIRDGKLYLFYNSWGTNTLKLWLDENPEELKMKADKNWSSLVK
- a CDS encoding acyl transferase; this encodes MKNSIFNIQTEQEFKEVVLQVFKHQFEHNPVYRSFCDLLYVHPSDVKDIEEIPFLPIQFFKSKKVISSLKEVEEVFSSSGTTGSVTSKHYVTDISLYQESYIKGFQHFYGDIDDYIILALLPNYLERKGSSLVYMVDDLIQKSNHEESGFYLNNLDELANKLSLLDSSGKKVLLIGVSFALLDMVEQHSFNLKNTIIMETGGMKGRRKELIRTELHQLLSDGFGVENIHSEYGMTELLSQGYSNGNGIFACPPWMKILTRDTEDPLSIQTKGKTGGINVIDLANYNSCSFIATQDLGKVHADNSFEIIGRFDNSDIRGCNLMVL
- a CDS encoding DUF6970 domain-containing protein — encoded protein: MRTVLKLICFALILGACNKDEEIKETCLVDNPLEELFWLKQIKTGLEQSAAAGKAEIYEYTYKQQRVFSVNSCVGCSDSKTDVYNCGGNIMCEFGGIAGLNTCPDFDSQATHKKLLWKNHDQPIIDKDVYDNTTTDNYSITNIELNDDTLKISISFSGCSPDSDRIYLVDSESVLESTPPQRLLKLEFFKEESCLAAFNRILEFNINNLQVSSINELNLSIEGWNNNITYQY
- a CDS encoding RNA polymerase sigma factor is translated as MNIQELIQKCKENNLQAQSQVYQLFAGKLFALSLKYSRNQQDAEDVLQDSFLTAFNKIHQYNFKGSFEGWLKRIVINTALQKYRKEPSLYLVKEETISEEDVDFDESSLGVHDLLEMIQCLPDRYRLVFNLYVLDSFSHKEIAEMLNISIGTSKSNLSRAKQILKKSIENRKEKLEKA
- a CDS encoding GNAT family protein, producing MALSVREIELRDIDLLLDYWYNSSEEHFLKMGADIHKLPKRNEFHSILEEQIKTPIQERKSYALIWEENGIQIGHTNANSILFGKEAFMHLHVWNTTNRRKGSGVELVKKSLPFYFKNLQIETLFCQPYALNPAPNKTLEKVGFEFVKEYVTIPGSINFEQKVNLWKMTRK